A genomic region of Halomonas aestuarii contains the following coding sequences:
- the pth gene encoding aminoacyl-tRNA hydrolase — MSQLKAIIGLGNPGADYEATRHNAGAWLVQAVARAAGGELRPDKKFLGLHARVKLDGQELHLLEPTTFMNRSGGAVAALTQFFKLAPDELLVAHDELDMPPGTARYKTGGGHGGHNGLRDIIRALGNDRSFHRLRIGIGHPGDARQVTHYVLGRPGKAERTAIDAAIDECLATLPQAVEGDWAKAMNRLHSFKG, encoded by the coding sequence ATGAGCCAGCTGAAAGCGATCATCGGTCTGGGCAACCCCGGGGCCGACTACGAGGCCACCCGCCACAACGCCGGTGCCTGGCTGGTGCAGGCCGTGGCGAGGGCGGCGGGCGGCGAGCTGCGCCCCGACAAGAAGTTCCTGGGCCTGCATGCGCGGGTGAAGCTCGACGGTCAGGAGCTGCACCTTCTCGAGCCCACCACCTTCATGAACCGCAGCGGCGGTGCCGTGGCGGCCCTCACCCAATTCTTCAAACTCGCGCCCGACGAGCTGCTGGTAGCCCACGACGAGCTCGACATGCCGCCGGGCACGGCGCGCTACAAGACCGGCGGCGGTCACGGCGGCCACAACGGCCTGCGCGACATCATCCGCGCCCTGGGCAACGACCGGTCGTTCCATCGCCTGCGCATCGGTATCGGCCACCCCGGCGACGCTCGCCAGGTGACCCATTACGTGCTGGGTCGCCCCGGCAAGGCGGAGCGCACCGCCATCGATGCCGCCATCGACGAGTGCCTGGCCACCCTGCCCCAGGCCGTCGAGGGCGACTGGGCGAAGGCCATGAACCGGCTGCACAGCTTCAAGGGCTGA
- the ychF gene encoding redox-regulated ATPase YchF, whose product MGFNCGIVGLPNVGKSTLFNALTKSGIDAENFPFCTIEPNVGIVPMPDTRLDRLAEIVKPQKVLPTTMEFVDIAGLVAGASKGEGLGNKFLANIRETQAIAHVVRCFDNDNVIHVANQVDPRADIEIINMELALADLDTVERAIQRLVRVAKGGDKEAIATKAILERIQPHLAEGLPLRSFGLDEEEKHQLKSFGFLTLKPTMYIANVNEDGFGDNPYLEVVNEIAAEEGAVVVPVCNQIEAEIAELDDEERAMFLDEMGMEEPGLDRVIRAGYALLGLQTYFTAGVKEVRAWTVKVGATAPEAAGVIHTDFQKGFIRAEVIAYDDFVTLGGEQGAKDAGKWRLEGKEYIVQDGDVIHFRFNV is encoded by the coding sequence ATGGGTTTCAACTGCGGTATCGTCGGCCTGCCCAACGTCGGCAAGTCCACCCTCTTCAATGCCCTGACCAAGTCGGGCATCGACGCCGAGAACTTCCCCTTCTGCACCATCGAGCCCAACGTCGGCATCGTGCCGATGCCGGACACGCGGCTCGACCGGCTGGCCGAGATCGTCAAGCCGCAGAAGGTGCTGCCCACGACCATGGAGTTCGTCGACATCGCCGGCCTGGTGGCGGGCGCCTCCAAGGGCGAGGGCCTGGGCAACAAGTTCCTGGCCAACATCCGCGAGACCCAGGCCATCGCCCACGTGGTGCGCTGCTTCGATAACGACAACGTGATCCACGTAGCCAACCAGGTCGACCCCCGCGCCGACATCGAGATCATCAACATGGAGCTGGCGCTTGCCGACCTCGACACCGTCGAGCGCGCCATCCAGCGCCTGGTGCGCGTGGCCAAGGGCGGCGACAAGGAGGCCATCGCCACCAAGGCGATCCTCGAGCGCATCCAGCCCCACTTGGCCGAGGGCCTGCCGCTGCGAAGCTTCGGCCTCGACGAGGAGGAGAAGCACCAGCTCAAGAGCTTCGGCTTCCTGACCCTCAAGCCCACCATGTACATCGCCAACGTCAACGAGGACGGCTTCGGGGACAACCCCTACCTCGAGGTGGTCAACGAGATCGCCGCCGAGGAAGGCGCCGTGGTGGTGCCGGTGTGCAATCAGATCGAGGCCGAGATCGCCGAGCTGGACGACGAGGAACGCGCCATGTTCCTCGACGAGATGGGCATGGAAGAGCCCGGCCTCGACCGGGTGATCCGCGCCGGCTACGCCCTGCTGGGCCTGCAGACCTACTTCACCGCGGGGGTGAAGGAGGTCCGCGCCTGGACGGTCAAGGTCGGGGCCACCGCCCCCGAGGCGGCCGGGGTGATCCACACCGACTTCCAGAAGGGCTTCATCCGCGCCGAGGTCATCGCCTATGACGACTTCGTCACGCTGGGCGGCGAGCAGGGAGCCAAGGACGCCGGCAAGTGGCGCCTGGAGGGCAAGGAGTACATCGTCCAGGATGGCGACGTGATCCACTTCCGCTTCAACGTCTGA
- a CDS encoding M18 family aminopeptidase, whose protein sequence is MSEDARLERLLDFLRRSPTPWHATASMARRLEAAGFRRLEETETWHLSPGERVYVTRNDSSIIALQLPRERLSALRLIGAHTDSPGLRLKPHAAQSAAGWLQLGVEVYGGALLAPWFDRDLGLAGRVHVRHADGRIEGVLLDVERPVAIIPSLAIHLDREANNGRAINAQTQMAPVFLQGGGRPDLERLLNQWLEEQHGLTEVEVLDFELAFRDMQPPARVGIEGELIASARLDNLLSCFTGLEALLESDGRQGAVLVANDHEEVGSASACGAQGPFLGDVLRRVNAQLGEAGEEGFIRLVQASRLISCDNAHALHPNFQDKHDAAHGPVLNGGPVIKVNASQRYATNSATAALFRDLCRETEVPVQTFVTRADMGCGSTIGPITATELGVPTLDVGAPQWAMHSIRETAGARDVEYLTRVLTAFVNRDALP, encoded by the coding sequence ATGTCCGAGGATGCCCGACTCGAGCGTCTGCTCGACTTCCTGCGTCGATCCCCCACCCCCTGGCATGCCACGGCCAGCATGGCCCGACGGCTGGAGGCCGCCGGCTTCCGTCGCCTCGAGGAGACCGAGACCTGGCACCTGTCGCCCGGCGAGCGCGTCTACGTGACCCGCAACGACTCCTCGATCATTGCCCTCCAGCTGCCGCGCGAGCGGCTCTCGGCCCTGCGCCTGATCGGCGCCCATACCGACAGCCCGGGCCTGCGCCTCAAGCCCCATGCGGCCCAGTCCGCGGCGGGCTGGCTGCAGCTGGGCGTCGAGGTCTATGGCGGGGCGCTGCTGGCCCCCTGGTTCGACCGCGACCTGGGGCTGGCCGGGCGAGTGCACGTTCGCCACGCCGACGGGCGCATCGAGGGAGTGCTGCTCGACGTCGAGCGGCCGGTGGCGATCATCCCGAGCCTCGCCATCCACCTGGACCGCGAGGCCAACAACGGCCGCGCCATCAATGCCCAGACCCAGATGGCCCCGGTGTTCCTGCAGGGGGGCGGGCGCCCCGATCTCGAACGGCTGCTCAACCAGTGGCTCGAGGAGCAGCATGGATTGACGGAGGTGGAGGTCCTCGACTTCGAGCTCGCCTTCCGCGACATGCAGCCGCCGGCGCGGGTCGGCATCGAGGGCGAGCTGATCGCCAGTGCCCGGCTCGACAACCTGCTCTCCTGCTTCACCGGCCTGGAGGCATTGCTTGAGAGCGACGGCCGCCAGGGCGCGGTGCTGGTGGCCAACGACCACGAGGAGGTCGGCAGTGCCAGCGCCTGCGGCGCCCAGGGGCCCTTCCTCGGCGACGTGCTGCGGCGGGTGAATGCCCAGCTCGGCGAGGCGGGGGAGGAGGGCTTCATCCGCCTGGTCCAGGCCTCGCGGCTGATCTCCTGCGACAACGCCCACGCCCTGCATCCCAACTTCCAGGACAAGCACGATGCCGCCCACGGCCCGGTGCTTAACGGCGGGCCGGTGATCAAGGTCAACGCCAGCCAGCGCTATGCCACCAACAGCGCGACCGCGGCCCTGTTCCGGGACCTCTGCCGCGAAACCGAGGTACCGGTGCAGACCTTCGTGACCCGGGCCGACATGGGGTGCGGGAGCACCATCGGCCCGATCACCGCCACGGAGCTCGGCGTGCCGACCCTGGACGTGGGCGCCCCCCAGTGGGCCATGCACTCCATCCGCGAGACGGCCGGCGCCCGGGATGTGGAGTACCTGACCCGGGTGCTCACGGCCTTCGTCAATCGCGACGCGCTGCCCTGA